A stretch of the Streptomyces sp. WMMB303 genome encodes the following:
- a CDS encoding ATP-binding protein, whose protein sequence is MAALDPLSALTEAFTSFLFGKTETTRLPVRTSTGQAQAVYLPTAAPGLGDSGVIIGREVYSGKGYIYDPFQLYGQQLPAPHWLVLGESGNGKSALEKTYVLRQLRFRDRQVVVLDAQGEDGVGEWNLIAEEMGITPIRLDPTAALDQGIRLNPLDPAITTTGQLALLRTIIEVALGHGLDERSGFALKVAHSYVNSTITDRQPQLTDIVEQLRHPKPESAEAMNVALDDVRDWGLDVALVLDRLVDGDLRGMFDGPTTVGIDLDAPLIVFDLSHIDRNSIAMPILMAIVGVWLEHTWIRPDRRKRIFLVEEAWHIINSPFVAQLFQRLLKFGRRLGLSFVAVVHHLSDVVDGAAAREAAAILKMASTRTIYAQKADEARATGKVLGLPRWAVEIIPTLSPGIAVWDVNGNVQVVKHLVTEAERPLVFTDRAMTESAVEVERTEGPSFETALEADLEAETEARALAMERAPSGRAAPGSGVA, encoded by the coding sequence ATGGCCGCGCTCGATCCCCTGTCCGCCCTCACCGAAGCGTTCACCAGCTTCCTGTTCGGCAAGACGGAGACGACCCGCCTGCCCGTCCGCACGTCCACGGGCCAGGCGCAGGCCGTCTACCTGCCGACGGCCGCACCCGGGCTGGGCGACTCCGGTGTCATCATCGGCCGCGAGGTCTACAGCGGGAAGGGCTACATCTACGACCCCTTCCAGCTGTACGGGCAGCAACTGCCCGCACCGCACTGGCTGGTGCTGGGCGAGTCCGGGAACGGCAAGTCGGCGCTGGAGAAGACGTACGTGCTGCGCCAGTTGCGCTTCCGCGACCGTCAGGTGGTCGTCCTCGACGCGCAGGGCGAGGACGGCGTCGGCGAGTGGAACCTGATCGCCGAGGAGATGGGCATAACCCCGATCCGCCTCGACCCCACCGCGGCGCTGGACCAGGGAATCCGGCTCAACCCGCTGGACCCGGCCATCACCACCACGGGCCAACTCGCACTGCTGCGCACCATCATCGAGGTCGCGTTGGGGCACGGTCTCGACGAGCGTTCCGGATTCGCGCTCAAGGTCGCGCACTCCTATGTCAACTCCACCATCACCGACCGGCAGCCGCAGCTCACCGACATCGTCGAGCAACTGCGCCACCCCAAGCCGGAGTCGGCGGAGGCGATGAACGTCGCCCTGGACGATGTCCGCGACTGGGGTCTGGACGTGGCGCTCGTCCTCGACCGGCTGGTCGACGGCGACCTGCGCGGGATGTTCGACGGCCCGACGACGGTCGGAATCGACCTGGACGCGCCGCTGATCGTCTTCGACCTCTCACACATCGACCGCAACTCCATCGCCATGCCCATCCTGATGGCCATCGTCGGAGTCTGGCTCGAACACACCTGGATCCGCCCCGACCGGCGCAAGCGGATCTTCCTGGTGGAAGAGGCCTGGCACATCATCAACAGCCCGTTCGTCGCCCAGCTCTTCCAGCGCCTGCTGAAGTTCGGCCGCCGACTGGGCCTCTCCTTCGTCGCTGTCGTCCACCATCTCTCGGACGTGGTCGACGGCGCGGCCGCCCGGGAGGCGGCCGCCATCCTCAAGATGGCTTCCACGAGGACGATCTACGCCCAGAAGGCGGACGAGGCACGGGCCACCGGCAAGGTCCTGGGGCTTCCCCGCTGGGCGGTGGAGATCATCCCCACCCTGTCGCCCGGCATCGCCGTCTGGGACGTCAACGGCAACGTCCAGGTCGTCAAACATCTGGTGACCGAGGCGGAACGCCCCCTCGTCTTCACCGACCGCGCCATGACGGAGAGCGCCGTGGAGGTCGAGCGGACGGAGGGCCCCTCGTTCGAGACCGCGCTGGAAGCCGACCTGGAGGCGGAGACCGAGGCCCGGGCCTTGGCCATGGAACGCGCACCCTCCGGGCGGGCGGCGCCCGGCTCGGGAGTCGCCTGA